From Bradyrhizobium symbiodeficiens, the proteins below share one genomic window:
- a CDS encoding GntR family transcriptional regulator translates to MLLRENIYDLLRSDILACRLAPGDEMREQDLAERYSVSRQPVRDALLRLQREHLVTVQPRQGYRVTPISLSDARDLLRFRLALEPACVAEAIESAPDSVLKSLDEFRRFSGNHEDFIAYNRGFHTALAHASGNRRMATALCDLIGQADRLVRVSVSNLKGHDPAKLVAEHVALIDAMQNREARTAARIIKAHIGATEKRVLPALKRNAVIVEERSS, encoded by the coding sequence ATGCTTTTGCGCGAAAACATCTACGATCTCCTCAGGTCTGATATTTTAGCATGTCGCCTTGCTCCCGGCGATGAAATGCGAGAGCAGGATTTGGCCGAGCGTTATTCGGTGAGCCGTCAACCGGTTCGGGATGCGCTTTTGAGGCTGCAGCGCGAGCATCTCGTGACGGTGCAGCCGCGCCAGGGCTATCGGGTCACACCGATCTCGCTGTCGGACGCCCGCGACCTGCTGCGCTTCCGCCTCGCGCTGGAGCCGGCCTGCGTTGCCGAGGCGATCGAGAGCGCGCCCGACAGCGTCTTGAAATCGCTCGACGAATTCCGCCGCTTCTCGGGCAACCACGAAGACTTCATCGCCTACAATCGCGGCTTCCACACCGCACTGGCGCATGCGTCCGGCAATCGCCGCATGGCAACCGCGCTGTGCGACCTGATCGGCCAGGCCGACAGGCTGGTCCGCGTCAGCGTGTCCAATCTGAAAGGCCACGATCCCGCGAAGCTCGTCGCCGAGCACGTCGCCCTGATCGACGCCATGCAGAATCGCGAAGCGAGAACCGCCGCGCGCATCATCAAGGCCCATATCGGAGCCACCGAAAAACGCGTCCTGCCGGCGCTCAAGCGCAACGCCGTCATAGTCGAAGAGAGGTCATCATGA
- a CDS encoding multidrug effflux MFS transporter yields the protein MTALASDAGCAKRGIVPILLCVVPFSQIPLDAYTPGLPQMVADLAADPAAMQNTVTAYMLGMSLALVPVGIASDTLGRRNVLLAGFAVLVAMSIACALATSASLLLGLRFLQGIGGCTCLVVAYAVAADCFRGRELMAISGLLGAAWGLAPVLAPAAGGFIVELTSWRGVFVIIAVAAAIVAAIVVLFLPETLQAERRAPFDPRRTAGILRDALVRPGFLAFVLVFAASASAQLAFGVVAPFFYQTGLGYSAAIYGLVALGLGAVNLAGELGCAHFARVVSARVMGFGAFALFVAGAAVLAGTGMAVGLDFASITIGGALVLGGCGVLCPMMYGMALGLFERDHGLIGGLISALCYLAVSGAMAITAVLPEATQAPIGWLYLGLCAIAGTLLAVSLPSAHHATQS from the coding sequence ATGACCGCACTTGCTTCGGACGCCGGTTGCGCGAAGCGGGGGATCGTGCCGATCCTGCTGTGCGTCGTCCCGTTCAGCCAGATTCCGCTCGATGCCTACACGCCCGGCCTGCCGCAGATGGTGGCGGATCTCGCCGCCGATCCCGCCGCGATGCAGAACACCGTCACCGCCTACATGCTCGGCATGAGCCTGGCGCTGGTGCCTGTCGGCATCGCCTCCGACACGCTCGGCCGTCGCAACGTCCTGCTTGCGGGCTTCGCCGTGCTCGTCGCGATGAGCATCGCCTGCGCGCTCGCGACCAGCGCCTCGCTGCTGCTGGGCTTGCGCTTCCTGCAAGGCATCGGCGGTTGCACCTGCCTCGTGGTGGCCTATGCGGTCGCCGCCGATTGCTTTCGCGGCCGCGAGCTTATGGCGATCTCCGGCCTGTTGGGCGCGGCCTGGGGGCTCGCGCCTGTGCTTGCGCCCGCGGCCGGCGGCTTCATCGTCGAGCTGACGTCCTGGCGCGGTGTCTTCGTCATTATTGCCGTCGCCGCGGCCATCGTCGCTGCGATCGTCGTGTTGTTTCTACCCGAGACATTGCAAGCCGAGCGGCGCGCGCCGTTCGATCCGCGCCGCACCGCCGGCATCCTGCGCGACGCGCTTGTTCGTCCGGGCTTCCTGGCCTTCGTACTGGTGTTCGCCGCGTCAGCCAGCGCGCAACTGGCGTTCGGCGTCGTCGCGCCGTTCTTCTACCAGACCGGCCTCGGCTATTCCGCGGCGATCTACGGCCTCGTCGCGCTCGGCCTCGGCGCGGTCAATCTCGCCGGGGAGCTCGGCTGCGCCCATTTTGCGCGCGTCGTGTCCGCGCGCGTGATGGGGTTTGGTGCCTTCGCGCTATTTGTTGCCGGCGCGGCGGTGCTGGCCGGAACAGGCATGGCCGTCGGTCTCGATTTCGCGTCGATAACGATCGGCGGCGCGCTGGTGCTCGGCGGCTGCGGTGTGCTGTGCCCGATGATGTACGGCATGGCGCTCGGCCTGTTCGAGCGCGACCACGGCCTGATCGGTGGCCTCATCAGCGCGCTCTGCTATCTCGCCGTCAGCGGCGCCATGGCGATCACGGCGGTGTTGCCTGAAGCAACCCAGGCGCCGATCGGATGGCTCTATCTCGGCCTCTGCGCCATCGCGGGCACGCTGCTCGCGGTCTCGCTGCCGTCGGCGCACCACGCCACACAGTCTTAA
- a CDS encoding MFS transporter, protein MSTSVNAGGRLDRLPIGPFHRRIMLLIGIGMFFDGFDIYIAGTVLSVTLKTGFSTLAQNAAFISATFVGMMLGSFGTGFLGDRYGRRFTYQFNLLLFGIASLAAAFAPNMAFLIACRFVMGVGLGAENVVGYSTMTEFVPARTRGKWLGLTAVCVVTGLPVALLVASVLVPQFGWRSMFVLGGVGALVVWYMRKSLPESPRWLEAVGRTTEAEALMQAIEKEAAQGQPLPAPAAASPVPVSPDLGTLFTAPLLSRMIVGAVCLITINTLLYGFVTWLPVFFVKQGLSVATSFGYSLLMALGAPIGAAIGALTADRWGRKPTIIGASVITVAFGILYPMISDPILLPAVGFALTVPIYVLVALLFGIYIPELFPTEVRLRASGIVNTLGRGATIATPFLVVSLFESRGVAGVMALMIGLLVVQIITVWALGIEPRHRSLEEMKAEETAAPVLKEAS, encoded by the coding sequence ATGTCGACATCGGTGAACGCAGGCGGCCGTCTTGATCGCCTGCCGATCGGGCCATTCCACCGCCGCATCATGCTGCTGATCGGCATCGGCATGTTTTTCGACGGCTTCGACATCTACATCGCCGGGACCGTGCTCAGCGTGACGCTGAAGACCGGCTTCTCGACACTGGCCCAGAATGCAGCCTTCATCTCTGCGACCTTCGTCGGCATGATGCTGGGGTCGTTCGGCACCGGCTTTCTCGGCGACCGCTACGGACGCCGCTTCACCTATCAATTCAATTTGCTGCTTTTCGGCATCGCCTCGCTTGCCGCCGCGTTCGCGCCGAACATGGCCTTCCTCATTGCCTGCCGCTTCGTGATGGGCGTCGGGTTGGGCGCGGAGAACGTCGTCGGCTATTCGACGATGACGGAATTCGTGCCCGCGCGCACCCGCGGCAAATGGCTCGGCCTCACGGCCGTGTGCGTCGTCACGGGCCTGCCCGTCGCGCTGCTGGTCGCATCCGTGCTGGTGCCGCAATTCGGCTGGCGCTCGATGTTCGTGCTCGGCGGCGTCGGCGCGCTCGTGGTCTGGTACATGCGCAAATCGCTGCCGGAATCGCCGCGCTGGCTGGAAGCCGTGGGGCGCACCACTGAGGCGGAAGCGCTGATGCAGGCGATCGAGAAGGAGGCGGCCCAGGGGCAGCCCCTGCCTGCGCCTGCGGCCGCATCACCGGTACCGGTGTCCCCCGATCTCGGCACGCTGTTCACTGCTCCCCTGCTGTCGCGAATGATCGTCGGTGCCGTCTGCCTGATCACGATCAACACCCTGCTCTATGGTTTCGTCACCTGGCTCCCCGTGTTCTTCGTCAAGCAGGGTCTCTCGGTCGCGACCTCGTTCGGCTATTCACTGCTGATGGCGCTCGGTGCACCGATCGGCGCGGCCATCGGTGCATTGACCGCGGACCGCTGGGGCCGAAAGCCGACCATCATCGGCGCGTCCGTGATCACGGTAGCGTTCGGCATTCTCTATCCGATGATCTCGGATCCGATCCTGCTTCCGGCCGTCGGCTTTGCACTGACGGTGCCGATCTACGTCCTGGTCGCCCTGCTGTTCGGCATCTATATCCCGGAACTGTTTCCAACCGAGGTCCGCCTGCGTGCGTCCGGCATCGTCAACACGCTGGGACGCGGCGCGACGATCGCCACGCCATTCCTGGTCGTGTCGCTGTTCGAGTCGCGCGGCGTGGCCGGCGTGATGGCGCTGATGATCGGGCTGCTGGTGGTGCAGATCATCACGGTCTGGGCGTTGGGCATCGAGCCGCGGCATCGCAGTCTCGAGGAAATGAAGGCGGAGGAAACAGCGGCGCCGGTGCTCAAGGAAGCCTCCTGA
- a CDS encoding efflux RND transporter permease subunit translates to MNLSKFFIDRPIFAGVLSVLIFLAGLISLFAMPISEYPDVVPPSVVVRATYPGANPKVIAETVATPIEEQINGVENMLYMSSQATTDGAMTLTVTFRLGTDPDKATQLVQNRVQQAEPRLPAVVRQLGIITKKSSPDLTMVVHLLSPNGRYDMTYLRNYAVLNVKDRLARIDGVGDVQLYGAGDYSMRVWVDPQKAAEHGLTASDIVKAIQAQNVEAAAGVVGSSPNVSGIDLQLSVNAEGRLATEEQFGDIVVKTGTRGEVVRLRDVARIELGASEYGLRSLLDNKQAVAIPIFQAPGSNALQISDNVRATMAEIKKNMPEGVSYQIVYDPTQFVRSSIEAVIHTLLEAIALVVLVVILFLQTWRASIIPLLAVPVSIVGTFAVMHVFGFSINALSLFGLVLAIGIVVDDAIVVVENVERNIESGLSPRDATYQAMREVSGPIIAIAMVLIAVFVPLAFISGLTGQFYKQFALTIAISTVISAVNSLTLSPALSALLLKGHNEPKDRLTLIMEKSLGWFFRGFNKAFTRSSENYSGSVTKVISGKAAVMGLYVVLVGVTALLFQQVPGGFVPGQDKQYLVGFARLPDGAALDRSEEVIRKMSDIALTQPGVESSVAFPGLSISGFTNSSNAGIVFSTLKPFDERKGPALSGNAIAADLNKKYAGIQEAFIAMFPPPPVNGLGTIGGFKLQIEDRAGLGYEALNEATNAFMAAMQKAPEIAGAFSSFQVNVPQLFADIDRTKALQLGVPVTEVFNTLQIYLGSYYVNDFNKFGRTYSVRVQADAPFRARADDIRPLKVRSSSGDMVPLSALLNIRQSAGPERAIRYNGFLSSDINAAAAPGFSSGQAQEAATRIAAETLPPGFAFEWTDLTYQEFIAGNSGLWVFPLAILLVFLVLAALYESLTLPLSIIMIVPMGLLAAMFGVWISKGDNNVFTQIGLIVLVGLSAKNAILIVEFARELEFAGRTPIRAAIEASRLRLRPILMTSMAFIMGVLPLVLSTGAGSEMRRAMGVAVFSGMIGVTVFGLFLTPVFYVLLRTVAGNKPLVHHGSDISAAPVQGSITTPSH, encoded by the coding sequence ATGAATCTCTCGAAATTCTTCATCGATCGTCCGATCTTTGCCGGCGTGCTGTCGGTCCTGATTTTCCTTGCCGGCCTGATCTCGCTGTTCGCGATGCCGATCTCGGAATATCCGGACGTGGTGCCGCCCTCCGTCGTGGTGCGCGCGACATATCCCGGCGCCAATCCGAAGGTGATCGCGGAAACGGTCGCGACCCCGATCGAGGAGCAGATCAACGGCGTCGAGAACATGCTGTACATGTCGAGCCAGGCCACCACCGACGGCGCGATGACGCTGACGGTGACGTTCCGGCTCGGCACCGACCCCGACAAGGCGACGCAGCTGGTGCAGAACCGCGTGCAGCAGGCCGAGCCGCGCCTGCCGGCCGTGGTGCGCCAGCTCGGCATCATCACCAAGAAGTCGTCACCCGACCTCACCATGGTGGTGCATCTGTTGTCGCCGAATGGCCGCTACGACATGACGTATTTGCGCAACTACGCGGTGCTCAACGTCAAGGATCGCCTCGCGCGGATCGACGGCGTCGGCGACGTCCAGCTCTACGGCGCCGGTGACTATTCGATGCGGGTTTGGGTCGATCCGCAGAAGGCCGCCGAGCACGGCCTGACCGCGAGCGATATCGTCAAGGCGATCCAGGCACAGAACGTCGAGGCCGCCGCCGGCGTCGTCGGCTCCTCTCCCAACGTCAGCGGCATCGACCTGCAGCTCTCCGTCAACGCGGAAGGCCGGCTCGCCACCGAGGAACAGTTCGGCGACATCGTGGTCAAGACCGGAACACGCGGCGAGGTCGTTCGCCTGCGCGACGTCGCGCGCATCGAGCTCGGCGCCTCCGAATACGGGCTGCGCTCGCTGCTCGATAACAAGCAGGCGGTGGCGATACCGATCTTCCAGGCGCCCGGCTCCAACGCGCTGCAGATTTCCGATAACGTCCGCGCCACCATGGCCGAGATCAAGAAGAACATGCCCGAAGGCGTGTCCTACCAGATCGTCTACGACCCCACCCAGTTCGTCCGCTCCTCGATCGAGGCGGTCATCCACACGCTTCTGGAAGCGATCGCGCTGGTGGTGCTGGTCGTGATCCTGTTCCTCCAGACCTGGCGGGCCTCGATCATCCCGCTGCTGGCGGTGCCGGTCTCGATCGTCGGCACGTTCGCCGTGATGCACGTGTTCGGCTTCTCCATCAACGCGCTGAGCTTGTTCGGCCTTGTGCTCGCGATCGGCATCGTCGTCGACGACGCCATCGTCGTGGTCGAGAATGTCGAGCGCAATATCGAATCCGGGCTGTCGCCGCGCGACGCCACCTATCAGGCGATGCGCGAGGTCTCGGGCCCGATCATCGCGATCGCCATGGTGCTGATCGCGGTGTTCGTGCCGCTGGCCTTCATCTCCGGCCTCACCGGGCAATTCTACAAGCAGTTCGCGCTGACAATCGCGATCTCGACGGTGATCTCCGCCGTCAACTCGCTGACGCTGTCGCCGGCGCTGTCGGCGCTTCTGCTCAAGGGCCACAACGAGCCGAAGGACCGGCTGACGCTGATCATGGAAAAGAGCCTTGGCTGGTTCTTCCGCGGCTTCAACAAGGCTTTCACGCGCTCCTCGGAGAACTACAGCGGCAGCGTCACCAAGGTGATCTCGGGCAAGGCCGCCGTGATGGGCCTCTACGTGGTGCTCGTCGGGGTCACTGCGTTGCTGTTCCAGCAGGTGCCCGGTGGATTCGTGCCGGGCCAGGACAAGCAATATCTGGTCGGCTTCGCCCGCCTGCCCGACGGCGCGGCGCTCGATCGCTCCGAAGAGGTGATCCGCAAGATGAGCGACATCGCGCTGACCCAGCCCGGCGTCGAGAGTTCGGTGGCCTTTCCCGGCCTGTCGATCTCCGGCTTCACCAACTCGTCCAATGCCGGCATCGTGTTCTCGACATTAAAGCCATTCGACGAGCGCAAGGGGCCGGCGCTGAGCGGGAATGCAATCGCAGCCGATCTCAACAAGAAATACGCCGGCATCCAGGAAGCCTTCATCGCCATGTTCCCGCCGCCGCCGGTCAATGGCCTCGGCACCATCGGCGGCTTCAAGCTGCAGATCGAGGACCGCGCCGGCCTCGGCTATGAGGCGCTGAACGAAGCGACCAATGCGTTCATGGCGGCGATGCAGAAGGCGCCGGAGATCGCCGGCGCGTTCTCGAGCTTCCAGGTCAACGTGCCCCAGCTGTTCGCCGACATCGACCGCACCAAGGCGCTGCAGCTCGGCGTCCCCGTGACGGAGGTGTTCAACACGCTCCAGATCTATCTCGGCTCCTACTACGTCAACGACTTCAACAAGTTTGGCCGAACCTATTCGGTCCGCGTCCAGGCCGATGCACCGTTCCGCGCGCGTGCCGACGACATCAGGCCGTTGAAGGTGCGCTCGTCCTCGGGCGACATGGTGCCGTTGTCGGCGCTGCTCAACATCCGCCAGAGCGCGGGACCGGAGCGCGCGATCCGCTACAACGGATTCCTGTCGTCCGACATCAACGCCGCCGCCGCGCCCGGCTTCTCGTCGGGCCAGGCGCAGGAGGCCGCAACCCGGATCGCAGCGGAGACATTGCCGCCCGGCTTTGCCTTCGAGTGGACCGACCTGACCTATCAGGAGTTCATCGCCGGCAATTCCGGCCTCTGGGTGTTCCCGCTGGCGATCCTGCTGGTGTTCCTGGTGCTGGCCGCGCTCTACGAGAGCCTGACCCTGCCGCTCTCGATCATCATGATCGTGCCGATGGGCCTGCTCGCCGCCATGTTCGGCGTCTGGATATCCAAGGGCGACAACAACGTCTTCACCCAGATCGGCCTGATCGTCCTCGTGGGACTTTCGGCCAAGAACGCGATCCTGATCGTCGAATTCGCGCGCGAGCTCGAATTCGCCGGCCGCACGCCAATCCGGGCCGCAATCGAGGCGAGCCGCTTGAGGCTTCGCCCGATCCTGATGACGTCGATGGCGTTCATCATGGGCGTGCTGCCGCTGGTGCTCTCGACCGGCGCAGGCTCGGAGATGCGGCGCGCCATGGGCGTTGCCGTGTTCTCCGGCATGATCGGCGTCACAGTGTTCGGCCTGTTCCTGACGCCGGTGTTCTACGTGCTGCTGCGGACCGTGGCCGGCAACAAGCCGCTGGTGCATCACGGCAGCGACATCAGCGCGGCGCCGGTCCAGGGTTCGATCACCACGCCTTCCCACTAG
- a CDS encoding TetR/AcrR family transcriptional regulator: MRMGRPREFNAETALDQAMEVFWRHGYEGATIAQLTEAMGINPPSLYACFGNKEGLLKAALERYTKLRNVWMNEVVAAPTARDVAERMLMGIADKQTDPANPPGCLLVQGGIACGTGSENVPFELAAHRARNEDQLRDRFIRAKAEGDLKESADPAALARYVSAVSVGMGVMASSGSDREALRQVASVAVQAVEAQSTDRT, translated from the coding sequence ATGCGCATGGGACGCCCCCGCGAATTCAACGCCGAAACGGCGTTGGATCAGGCGATGGAAGTGTTTTGGCGACACGGCTACGAGGGCGCCACCATCGCGCAGCTGACCGAGGCCATGGGCATCAATCCCCCGAGTCTCTACGCCTGTTTCGGCAACAAGGAAGGCCTGCTGAAGGCCGCACTGGAACGCTACACCAAGCTGCGCAATGTCTGGATGAACGAGGTGGTAGCGGCTCCGACGGCCCGGGATGTCGCCGAACGAATGCTGATGGGCATCGCCGACAAGCAGACCGATCCCGCCAATCCGCCCGGATGCCTCCTGGTGCAGGGCGGCATCGCCTGCGGCACCGGCTCCGAGAACGTCCCCTTCGAACTCGCCGCCCACCGCGCCCGGAATGAAGACCAGCTCCGCGACCGTTTCATCCGCGCCAAGGCCGAAGGCGATCTCAAGGAAAGTGCCGACCCCGCCGCGCTCGCGCGCTACGTCTCGGCCGTCTCGGTCGGCATGGGCGTGATGGCGTCGTCCGGCTCCGACCGCGAGGCGTTGCGGCAGGTTGCGAGCGTGGCGGTGCAGGCGGTTGAGGCGCAGTCGACGGACCGAACCTGA
- a CDS encoding amidase: MTADAPDLDYGSIGALSGALHGRKVSASELLEHTIARIEALDGPINAIVVRDFDRARDAARAADAALGRGERLPLLGIPLTLKEPFNVAGLATTWGFPHFKDFQPAEDALVVSRLKAAGAIIIGKTNIPIGLRDFQSYNDVYGATNNPWDLGRSAGGSSGGSGAALAAGFGPLSIGSDIGGSIRVPAHFCGVFGHKPSLGLVPLRGYSLPPAAPVPGQGDLAVVGPMARTASDLALSLDVIAGPDETRDGIGYRLALPTPRHDNLRDFRILVIGTHPLMPTGDAVRAAIGRLAERLERSGARLARASASLPDLAESARLYMKLLNAARSPRLTPVALAEAQGLAAALLPDDRSLQAERARGWGMIHREWLAIDAARLQLQQKWHQFFREFDAVVYPAAAVPAFPHDHSEPFDARQLDIDGKLTNYSDACFIWADPASTCGLPATAVPIERTPSGLPIGVQIIGPYLEDRTTIALAGLIEREFGGFVPPPTLSAM; encoded by the coding sequence ATGACCGCAGATGCCCCTGACCTCGACTACGGCTCGATCGGCGCATTGTCGGGCGCCCTGCACGGGCGCAAGGTCTCCGCATCGGAATTGCTCGAACACACGATCGCGCGCATCGAGGCACTCGATGGCCCTATCAACGCCATTGTCGTTCGCGATTTCGATCGCGCTCGGGATGCCGCACGCGCCGCCGATGCCGCGCTTGGCCGTGGCGAGCGGCTGCCGTTGCTCGGTATCCCCCTCACCTTGAAAGAACCGTTCAACGTCGCCGGCCTGGCGACCACATGGGGCTTTCCGCACTTCAAGGATTTTCAGCCAGCGGAAGATGCTCTCGTCGTTTCGCGATTGAAGGCGGCGGGCGCCATCATTATCGGCAAGACCAATATCCCGATCGGCTTGCGGGATTTCCAGAGCTACAACGACGTCTACGGGGCAACGAACAATCCGTGGGATCTCGGCCGGTCAGCCGGCGGCTCCTCGGGCGGATCGGGCGCGGCATTGGCCGCAGGCTTCGGTCCACTCTCGATCGGCTCGGATATCGGCGGCTCGATCCGGGTGCCCGCGCATTTCTGTGGGGTGTTCGGACACAAGCCGAGCCTCGGCCTGGTCCCGCTGCGCGGATACAGCCTGCCGCCGGCAGCGCCCGTCCCAGGCCAGGGTGATCTCGCTGTGGTCGGGCCGATGGCGCGCACCGCCTCGGACCTTGCTCTGTCGCTCGACGTGATTGCCGGCCCGGACGAGACGCGCGACGGGATCGGCTATCGCCTTGCACTGCCAACCCCGCGCCATGACAATCTCAGGGATTTCAGGATCCTCGTGATCGGCACCCATCCGCTGATGCCGACGGGTGACGCGGTGCGTGCTGCCATTGGTCGACTGGCAGAACGGCTCGAACGATCAGGCGCGCGCCTCGCACGCGCGAGCGCGTCGCTGCCCGATCTCGCCGAATCCGCGCGGCTCTACATGAAGCTGTTGAACGCCGCGCGAAGTCCGCGCCTGACACCGGTCGCCCTCGCAGAGGCACAAGGACTTGCCGCGGCACTCTTGCCCGACGACCGCAGCCTGCAGGCCGAGCGCGCCCGCGGTTGGGGCATGATCCATCGCGAGTGGCTTGCGATCGACGCGGCCCGCCTGCAGTTGCAGCAGAAGTGGCACCAATTCTTCCGCGAATTCGACGCAGTGGTCTATCCCGCTGCCGCCGTGCCGGCGTTCCCGCACGACCATTCCGAGCCGTTTGACGCGCGGCAGCTCGACATCGATGGCAAGCTCACCAACTACTCCGACGCGTGCTTCATCTGGGCGGACCCTGCTTCGACTTGCGGGCTGCCGGCAACCGCCGTTCCGATCGAGCGCACGCCGTCAGGGTTGCCGATCGGTGTCCAGATCATCGGGCCTTACCTCGAGGACCGCACGACGATTGCGCTGGCCGGACTGATCGAACGCGAGTTCGGCGGCTTCGTCCCGCCGCCGACGCTGTCGGCAATGTAA
- a CDS encoding efflux RND transporter periplasmic adaptor subunit — MHPARNTSRAGRIHRLLGGVAIVGTLAVAGAFATGHYLHAAQATATAAAAEQAVPVTVAMIEPRQTALWDDFSGRLEAINRVELRPRVAGAILATEFTEGALVKAGDVLFKIDPAPYAAEVDKANAQLEAAKARVVFTTSEVERGAQLVGNAVVTRRDFDQRENANREAIANVKAAEATLQTAKLNLDYTEVRAPVDGRVGKIEITVGNLVAAGTASPVLTSLVSVNPIYASFDADEEVVLRALNSIADAKGARGKLDQIPVEMATSGGFSAKGHIQLIDNQVNGQSGTIRVRAVFQNEDGRLIPGQFARVRMGQPKQQTLVMIDERAIGTDQDKKFVMAVGDDSRAVYRPITLGGAVDGLRVVTSGLKSGDRIVVNGLQRVRPGALLKTEVAAMGARGQQAASNHSNQDVVQR; from the coding sequence ATGCACCCCGCCCGAAATACCTCCCGCGCCGGCCGTATCCACCGTCTTCTTGGCGGCGTCGCCATCGTCGGCACCCTCGCCGTGGCCGGCGCGTTTGCGACCGGTCACTATCTTCATGCCGCCCAGGCAACCGCAACGGCCGCCGCGGCTGAACAGGCGGTGCCCGTCACCGTCGCCATGATCGAGCCGCGGCAGACCGCGCTGTGGGACGACTTCTCCGGCCGATTGGAAGCCATCAACCGTGTCGAGCTCCGCCCGCGCGTTGCCGGTGCGATCCTTGCTACGGAGTTCACCGAAGGCGCGCTGGTGAAGGCCGGTGACGTCCTCTTCAAGATCGATCCGGCGCCCTACGCGGCCGAGGTCGACAAGGCCAACGCCCAGCTCGAGGCGGCAAAGGCGCGCGTGGTATTCACCACCAGCGAGGTCGAACGCGGCGCGCAGCTGGTCGGCAACGCCGTCGTGACACGCCGCGATTTCGACCAGCGCGAGAACGCCAACCGCGAAGCGATCGCCAACGTGAAGGCGGCCGAGGCAACGCTCCAGACTGCAAAGCTCAATCTCGATTACACCGAGGTGCGCGCGCCGGTGGACGGCCGCGTCGGCAAGATCGAAATCACCGTCGGCAATCTCGTCGCCGCCGGCACTGCCTCCCCGGTGCTGACCTCGCTGGTCTCGGTCAATCCGATCTATGCGTCCTTCGATGCCGATGAAGAGGTCGTGCTGCGTGCGTTGAACTCGATCGCGGACGCCAAGGGCGCGCGCGGCAAGCTCGACCAGATCCCCGTGGAGATGGCGACCTCCGGCGGCTTCTCGGCGAAAGGCCACATCCAGCTCATCGACAACCAGGTCAACGGCCAGAGCGGCACCATCCGGGTGCGCGCGGTGTTCCAGAACGAGGACGGGCGTCTGATCCCCGGCCAGTTCGCCCGCGTGCGCATGGGCCAGCCGAAGCAGCAGACGCTCGTGATGATCGACGAGCGCGCGATCGGCACCGACCAGGACAAGAAGTTCGTGATGGCGGTCGGCGACGACAGCCGCGCGGTGTACCGTCCGATCACGCTCGGCGGCGCCGTCGACGGGCTTCGTGTCGTCACCTCGGGCCTGAAGTCCGGCGATCGCATCGTCGTCAACGGCCTGCAGCGCGTGCGTCCGGGCGCCCTCCTCAAGACGGAGGTCGCGGCGATGGGCGCGCGTGGGCAGCAAGCAGCCTCCAACCACAGCAACCAGGACGTGGTGCAACGCTAG
- a CDS encoding alpha/beta fold hydrolase — protein MDRLLANGTVNAAQSGEGPPLFLFHSLLSDRASFDAIVPALAGSFRVIVPELPGFGRSRAVEGGLARIADRMAEAVHDAARGAPAIVLGNGYGGFVALQMAIRHPDIASKLVLADSGAAFSEPGREAFRNMSKVSREKGLEAITDVAMRRLFAPEFQAQHPELMQDRRAAFLRTDPDVFRAACDALASLDLRSELVAVKVPVLVMVGEHDEATPPPMSHELAAGLPRAELRILGGCAHVPQLQSPRQFLEVIEEFLR, from the coding sequence ATGGACAGGCTTCTTGCCAACGGGACCGTCAACGCCGCGCAATCGGGCGAGGGGCCGCCGCTGTTCCTCTTCCACTCGCTGTTGTCGGACCGTGCGAGTTTCGATGCGATCGTGCCCGCGCTTGCCGGATCGTTTCGCGTCATCGTGCCGGAGCTGCCGGGCTTCGGCAGGTCGCGTGCGGTGGAAGGCGGCCTTGCCAGGATTGCGGACCGAATGGCCGAGGCTGTGCACGATGCTGCGCGTGGCGCGCCGGCGATCGTGCTCGGCAATGGCTATGGCGGTTTCGTCGCCCTGCAGATGGCGATCCGGCATCCCGACATCGCCAGCAAGCTCGTTCTCGCCGACAGCGGCGCGGCGTTCTCGGAGCCCGGCCGCGAAGCGTTTCGCAACATGTCGAAGGTGTCGCGAGAGAAAGGACTGGAGGCGATCACTGACGTCGCGATGCGGCGCCTGTTCGCGCCGGAGTTTCAGGCGCAGCATCCTGAACTGATGCAGGATCGCCGTGCCGCCTTTCTGCGGACAGATCCGGACGTGTTTCGTGCGGCGTGCGACGCATTGGCAAGCCTCGATCTCCGCTCGGAACTCGTCGCGGTGAAAGTTCCGGTCCTCGTGATGGTCGGCGAGCACGACGAAGCGACGCCGCCGCCGATGTCACATGAGCTGGCCGCCGGATTGCCGCGCGCCGAACTCAGGATTCTCGGCGGTTGTGCGCATGTGCCACAGCTCCAATCGCCGCGACAGTTTCTCGAAGTTATCGAGGAATTCTTGCGGTGA